GACGATCGGTGCGAGGATCAGCACCGCGCCGGCGCACAACGGACCCCAGTTGACACCCTGGAAGGTGATGAACTGCGCGGCGAAGACGGTCAAAGTCTGCGCTCGCGTCTGACCGAGCACGAGCGGGATGAGGAACGCATTCCACACCGCGATCGCCGTGAAGATCGCCACGGTCGCGATTCCGGGTGCGACCATCGGGATCAGGACGTAGCGGAAGAGCTTGAACCGATTCGCCCCGTCCACCACTGCCGCCTCCTCGATCTCGATCGGCGAACCGCGGAAGAAGGCGAGCATCAGCCAGGTGCCGAAGGGGATGCTCAGGCCCGCGAGGATGAGCGCGATCGGCCACCAGTTGTCGTAGGCCCCGATCGAACTCACCATGCGGAACAGGGGGACGATCAGGACGACGCCGGGGATGACCTGCACGAGGACCATCACGGATGCCAGCGTGCGGCGCCCCGGGACGCGCAGGCGTGCGAACGCGTAGCCGCCGAGAGTCGCCACGATGACCACGATGAGCGTCGCAGCGAGCGTGATGACCGTGGACGTGACCGCCGCCCGCGCGAAGACCGGCGATGCGAACAGCTCCGCGTAGTTGGCCAGGGTCGGAGTGAAGGTGAAGGCGCGCTCGGCGGGAGCTGCGGCATCCTTGTTCGTCTTGAATGACGTCAGCAGTACCCAGAACAGCGGGAAGACCGCGAGGAGAGCGGCCACGATGAGGGCGAGCTGGACGATCGCATTGCCGGCCAGGCGACGGGTTCTCATACTTTCGTCAATCTGATGTAGAGGAAGTAGACGGGGAACATCAGGAGAGCGAGCGCGATCGACATCGCCGCGCCGTCACTGAACTCGTAGAACTGGAACGTGGTGACGTAGGAGAGCATGGAGACCGTCTCCGTGGATGTTCCGGGCCCGCCCCGTGTCGTGCTGAAGACGATGTCGAAGATTCGCACGATGTCGATGCATCGGACGATCAGGGTCACCATGATCACCGGTGCGAGTGCCGGGAGGACGACGTACCGGGTCGTCTGCCACCACCCTGCTCCGTCGATGGCTGCGGCCTCCAACGGCTCGTCCGACACACCGGCCATCCCGGCGACGAGCATCAGCATGACGAAGGGGATGTGCATCCACGCATCCAGCATCACGATCAGCGCTCGTGCGAGGAGCGGATCCGCGAAGAAGTTCACGTCCCACCCGAAGGCCCCGAGCATCGCGTTGATGATCCCGAGGTCGGGATTGAACATGAACTGCCAGATCAGCCCCACCACCACGGGGGTGAGGAGCATCGGGATCAGCAGAACGGTGCGCGCGATCTGGAAGCCGCGCAGCTGGCGGTGCAGGGCCACCGCCAGCAGGTACCCGAAGGTGAACTGGATGATCAGGCCCGCCACGACGAAGATCAGCGTCGTCCCGAGTGTGCCGAGGAACCGCGGAGTGAAGACCGCATCGATGTAGTTCTGGAATCCGACGAACCGCGACCCGTCGGAGTACAGGCTGACGTCGGTGAACGAGATCCACACCGCGTAGCCGATGGGGATGAGGCCGATCGCGAGCATGAACAGCCACGTCGGCGCAACGAAGCCCAGAGACTCCAGCGCCCCCCTGACGTTCCGCCGCCGCGGCACCCGGCCGGGGCCCCCGCGTGATGCGGGAGCCTCGACCGGCGCGAGTGAGACAGTCACCCCTTGTACCGCCCGGATTGGACGAGGATGTTCATCAGCTGATCCTGGGCCGCGGCGAGACCTTCCTCACGACTCATCTGCCCAGTGGCGATGCTGTTGAGCGTCTGGCTGAGCGCCGTGATGATCTGCGACATCTCGGGGATGCGGTCGATGGGCACACCGGACTCGACGGACTCGCCGACGGCGGCCAGGTACGGAAGCTGCTCCAGGAACTCGGGGTTGGTCGTCGTCGAGATCCGGGCCGGCGGCGGCGCGCCTGCGTCGATGAAGGCGGCAGCGTTCTCCTTGCTCAGCGCCCAGGCGAGGAAGTCCCAGGCCGCAGCCTGGTGGGGCGAGGCACTGGAGATGCCCGCAACCCATCCGTACAGCACGGCGGCGGGGTCGTAGTCGCCGGCCGCCTGCATCGCGGGCGGGAACGTTCCGTAGTTGCCGGCGTTGGGGGACTCGTCGGGGTTGTTGATGGTGCTCCACCAGCCTGATGCGAGCGTCGTCATCTGCCCGACGTCGAGCTGGCTGAAGGAATTCACGGCATCGAAGATCGTCGCGGACGCGGTTCCCGATGGTCCGTACTCGACGAGGTCGATGTAGCGGTCGAGTGCGACGGCCGCGACCTCCGTGTCGAGCATCGGCCGGTACGTCTCGGGATCGAGGAGCCGTCCGCCGGAGCCGACCAGCACCGCGTTGAAGTGATGCGCGGAGCCCGATGCACCGTAGACGCCGACGGCACCGTAGTGACCCGCCTCCTTCAGCGCGTCCGCGTTGTCGTAGACGTCGTCCCACGTCACCGCCGCCTCGAGCCCGAGCTCGTCGTAGAGATCTGTCCGGATCCACTGCAGGTAGGGCTCGGTGGACAGCGGAAGCCCGTAGCTCACGCCATCCTGCTTCGCGTACTCCTTGAGCCCCTCGGGGAAGTCGTCGTAGTCGTAGTCGGCGTCGTCGGCGATGTAGTCGTCGAGCGAGAGGAGACCGTTCGCCGCGACGATCTGCGGAAGGGTGAAGCCGTCCACCTGCGCCATGTCGAAGGTCGACTCGCCACTCTGGCTGGCGAGGATGATGCGCGTCGCGAGCTGCTCGTAGGGCACTTCGACGAACTCGATCGCCACCCCCGTCTCGGACTCGTACTCCGTGGCCAGAGCGCGCAGACCATCAGCGCTCGGGCTCGCGGTGACGAGCATCGTCAGCGAGTCGGGCGTGCCCTCTTCCTGCGGAACGCCTTCCGACGGGGTCGAGCCGGCGCTGCAGCCTGCCAGAACCATGGCCGCGGCAAGGCCCGCGACCAGCAGAACTCCTGATTTCTTCACTGTGTTGCCTCTCTCGATGATGGCGGGACCGCGGCAGACCTTGACGTCATCCGGGTGACTCCCGGGCTCGGGTGACAACACTTTACCGGCTCCTCACCAAAAAGGAAACCTTTTTACTTTTCGGTTCCCTGAGGCAGGAGGAATCGGCACTCGAAGGAACTGTTGCGGGCCCCGTCAAGTCACGTACGCCCAGTGGACCACCTGTGTGGCAACGGCTCCCGCCGAGATCGTGAGAGCGAGTCCTGCCAGAGCGATCGGCCAGCGCGGGTTCGCGGGGCTTCGACATGGCGGTGACGGTGGGATTCGAACGCATGCGGGATGGGGTCACAGGGATCACGTGAGGTCTCAGAGCCGCACGAAATCAACGATCTGGGTTCTCAGGCGCGCAGGAACTCACATTGCGATTCACTGCGTTTGTTCTCGCTTCTGTTCCCACGGCGGGGATGCACGAGGGCGATGAGGACTGCACCACCCTCGCGCACTTCCCAGAGCTCTCAGCTGATGCCGGCGCGGATACGCGCCGCAGCTTCGCCTACGTTGTCGGCACTGTAGATCGCGCTTCCGGCGACCGCGATCCGCGCGCCCGAGGCCTGCACCGAGCCGATGCTGGATGCGTTCACGCCGCCGGCGACCGAGAACGGAACGCCGGCTGCCTCGCCGTCGCGCAGCAGGCTGTCGAGCGAGTAGCCCGGCTGCGCCTGCTCGTCCAGACCGGCGTGCATCTCGACGAACTCGGCTCCGAGCTCCACGACCTGCTTCGCGCGGGCGGGCTTGTCGGCTACGCCGATGAGGTCGACGACGACACCCTTGCCGTGCTTGTTCGCCGCCTTGACGGCACCGGCGATGGTGCTGTCGTCGGCCGAGCCGAGCACGGTGACGAGGTCGGCGCCGGCACCGAAGGCGATGTCGGCCTCAAGCTCACCGGCATCCATCGTCTTGAGGTCTGCGAAGACGACCTTGTCGGGATGCGCGGCCTTGATCGCAGTTATGGCGGAGAGCCCCTCGCTCTTGATGAGCGGAGTTCCGAGTTCGAGGATGTCTACGTACGGCGCAGCGGCCGCGGCCAGCGCGAGCGCGTGCTCGGTCGTGAGGGTGTCGATGGCGAACTGCAGCTTCATGGGTTTCCTTTCGTTTGCTGCGGTCATTCGAGGTTGGAGTGGCGGGGCCACAGGTCGTCGGCCGTCTCGCCGGACGCGAGCCACAGCGTGTGGAAGACCGCGTCACCGATCACGACGACGGATTGTTCGAAGAGGCTGCCGGCGTATTGCGCGGACTTCGCGCCCGAGCGGTCGAGCTTGCCGGCCGCGGGAACGACGACAGTGGCAACGGATGCTGCGGCCAGCGGCGAGTCCGGATTCGCGGTGATCGCGACCACTCGCGCGCCGGCCTTCACGGCGTTGTCGGCTGCCCGTACGATTCCGCCGGTCGTGCCCGATCCGCTCGCGGCGAAGAGCACGTCGCCGGGACCGATCGCGGGAGTGGTCGCATCACCGACGATGTGGACGGCCAGCCCGACGTGCATGAGTCGCATGCCGGTCATCTGCAGCGCGAGACCAGACCGGCCCAGGCCGAAGACGAACACGCGGCGCGCGCTCTGGAGCACCGCGGCGAGCGCGGCGATCTGATCCGAGCGCTCGGTCGCGAGAGTTCCGGTGACGCCGCTCAGCTCGTCGTCGATCAGCTGCAGCGCGTGGGCGGTGGCGGTGGGGGTCATGAGTGGAGGTCTCCTCGGGTCGGGATCAGGGGTACAGTCCGCGCAGTCGGTGCGCATCGGCGACGCGCTCGACGGCGATGACGGTGGCGGTCTCTCGGAGCGAGCGTCCGGTGCGCAGCGTCTGGGCGTACACCTGCTTCCAGCTCTCCGACATCCGCTCGCGCAGGCGTTCCTCGACCTCACGACTGGTCCAGCGATACGCCTGGTTGGCCTGCGCCCACTCGAAATAGCTGACGATCACGCCGCCGGCATTGGCGAGGATGTCGGGCACGACCACGATCCCTCGCTCCCCGAACACCTCGTCTGCCTCCGGCGTGGTGGGACCGTTGGCGCCCTCGACGATGATGCGGGCGCGGACGCGATGCGCGTTCCCCGCGTGCAGCACTCCCTCGACCGCACACGGGGCGAGCACGTCGACGCCCAGTTCGAGCAGCTCGCTGCCGGCGATGGGCTCGGCGCCGGCGAATCCCACGACCGTACCCTCTCGGGCGACATGCGCCTCGAGCTCGTCGATGTCGAGTCCGCCATCGGCGTGGACGGCGCCGTACCTGTCGCTGACCGCGACGACGCGGACGCCCGCATGAACGAGCAGCCGGGCCGCGCCCGCGCCGACCTTGCCGAATCCCTGCACGGCGGCCGTCGGCCGGTACGGCAGCAAGCCGTACGAGCTCAGCGCCTCGAGGGCGACCACCGTGACACCGAGAGAAGTGGCATCGGCGCGACCCAGCGACCCGCCGAGTGCCAGAGGCTTGCCGGTGACCGTGCCGGGCAGAGTCACACCGCGGCCGGTCGAAATTGTGTCCATGATCCACGCCATGGTCTGCTCGTCCGTGCCGATATCCGGCGCGGGGATGTCGCGCTCGGGTCCGATGAACTCGCCGAGCTCACTGGCGTAGCGGCGCGTGACGCGCTCGAGTTCGGCCCGCGAGTGCGTGCGCGGATCGATCGCGACGCTGCCTTTCGCACCGCCGTAGGGGATGTCGACGAGGGCGCATTTCCACGTCATCCACATCGCGAGCGCGCGCACCTCGTCGAGGTCGGCTCCGGGACTGAATCGGATGCCGCCCTTGGCCGGCCCGCGAGAGAGGTTGTGCTGCACCCGATGGCCCGTGTAAAGCGCGATCGAACCGTCGTCGCGACGAAGCGGCACGCTGACGGTCATCTCGCGTCGGGGGCGGGCCAGCATCTCGTAGAGGCCGTGGTCGAGCTCGAGGTAGGCGGC
This window of the Microbacterium sp. SSM24 genome carries:
- a CDS encoding extracellular solute-binding protein codes for the protein MKKSGVLLVAGLAAAMVLAGCSAGSTPSEGVPQEEGTPDSLTMLVTASPSADGLRALATEYESETGVAIEFVEVPYEQLATRIILASQSGESTFDMAQVDGFTLPQIVAANGLLSLDDYIADDADYDYDDFPEGLKEYAKQDGVSYGLPLSTEPYLQWIRTDLYDELGLEAAVTWDDVYDNADALKEAGHYGAVGVYGASGSAHHFNAVLVGSGGRLLDPETYRPMLDTEVAAVALDRYIDLVEYGPSGTASATIFDAVNSFSQLDVGQMTTLASGWWSTINNPDESPNAGNYGTFPPAMQAAGDYDPAAVLYGWVAGISSASPHQAAAWDFLAWALSKENAAAFIDAGAPPPARISTTTNPEFLEQLPYLAAVGESVESGVPIDRIPEMSQIITALSQTLNSIATGQMSREEGLAAAQDQLMNILVQSGRYKG
- a CDS encoding Glu/Leu/Phe/Val family dehydrogenase; the protein is MTLTAPIPIITSPLASARRQLSDAAAYLELDHGLYEMLARPRREMTVSVPLRRDDGSIALYTGHRVQHNLSRGPAKGGIRFSPGADLDEVRALAMWMTWKCALVDIPYGGAKGSVAIDPRTHSRAELERVTRRYASELGEFIGPERDIPAPDIGTDEQTMAWIMDTISTGRGVTLPGTVTGKPLALGGSLGRADATSLGVTVVALEALSSYGLLPYRPTAAVQGFGKVGAGAARLLVHAGVRVVAVSDRYGAVHADGGLDIDELEAHVAREGTVVGFAGAEPIAGSELLELGVDVLAPCAVEGVLHAGNAHRVRARIIVEGANGPTTPEADEVFGERGIVVVPDILANAGGVIVSYFEWAQANQAYRWTSREVEERLRERMSESWKQVYAQTLRTGRSLRETATVIAVERVADAHRLRGLYP
- the hxlB gene encoding 6-phospho-3-hexuloisomerase, yielding MTPTATAHALQLIDDELSGVTGTLATERSDQIAALAAVLQSARRVFVFGLGRSGLALQMTGMRLMHVGLAVHIVGDATTPAIGPGDVLFAASGSGTTGGIVRAADNAVKAGARVVAITANPDSPLAAASVATVVVPAAGKLDRSGAKSAQYAGSLFEQSVVVIGDAVFHTLWLASGETADDLWPRHSNLE
- the hxlA gene encoding 3-hexulose-6-phosphate synthase, yielding MKLQFAIDTLTTEHALALAAAAAPYVDILELGTPLIKSEGLSAITAIKAAHPDKVVFADLKTMDAGELEADIAFGAGADLVTVLGSADDSTIAGAVKAANKHGKGVVVDLIGVADKPARAKQVVELGAEFVEMHAGLDEQAQPGYSLDSLLRDGEAAGVPFSVAGGVNASSIGSVQASGARIAVAGSAIYSADNVGEAAARIRAGIS
- a CDS encoding carbohydrate ABC transporter permease, translating into MLAIGLIPIGYAVWISFTDVSLYSDGSRFVGFQNYIDAVFTPRFLGTLGTTLIFVVAGLIIQFTFGYLLAVALHRQLRGFQIARTVLLIPMLLTPVVVGLIWQFMFNPDLGIINAMLGAFGWDVNFFADPLLARALIVMLDAWMHIPFVMLMLVAGMAGVSDEPLEAAAIDGAGWWQTTRYVVLPALAPVIMVTLIVRCIDIVRIFDIVFSTTRGGPGTSTETVSMLSYVTTFQFYEFSDGAAMSIALALLMFPVYFLYIRLTKV
- a CDS encoding carbohydrate ABC transporter permease, coding for MRTRRLAGNAIVQLALIVAALLAVFPLFWVLLTSFKTNKDAAAPAERAFTFTPTLANYAELFASPVFARAAVTSTVITLAATLIVVIVATLGGYAFARLRVPGRRTLASVMVLVQVIPGVVLIVPLFRMVSSIGAYDNWWPIALILAGLSIPFGTWLMLAFFRGSPIEIEEAAVVDGANRFKLFRYVLIPMVAPGIATVAIFTAIAVWNAFLIPLVLGQTRAQTLTVFAAQFITFQGVNWGPLCAGAVLILAPIVLFVLAMQRPLVKGLTAGSLK